TGGACCATCTAATTTAAAATCAAGCATTAGTAGTCAGCAAGTACTACTTGAACACAGTTATGCCTTCAGGAATCCTATGGAAGCaaaaaaaaggataattaaaCTGGAAAAGGAGATAGCAAGcttaagaaggaaaatgaaaacttgcCTACAGAAAGAACGCAGAGCAACTCGAAGATGGATTAAAGCCGCGTGCTTGGTGAAGAATCTGGAAACAAATAATGTATTACGTAAGGGCACATCAGAATACATTTTACCAGCAGCCTTAAACAGTCTTGCTTTGGAAGATTTCAAGATTCTTGAACAAGATCAACAGGGTAAAACATTATCATAGTTCTCTAAATCTGAAACAGACCAAGAGTACGTTCATTTAGGATTTGTTACTTAAACTCCATTCTATTCACAAGTAAAGACAATTAaagaaattattccaaaattg
Above is a genomic segment from Bos indicus isolate NIAB-ARS_2022 breed Sahiwal x Tharparkar chromosome 5, NIAB-ARS_B.indTharparkar_mat_pri_1.0, whole genome shotgun sequence containing:
- the THAP2 gene encoding THAP domain-containing protein 2, with amino-acid sequence MPTNCAAAGCATTYNKHINISFHRFPLDPKRRKEWVRLVRRKNFVPGKHTFLCSKHFEASCFDLTGQTRRLKMDAVPTIFDFCTHIKSMKLKSRNLLKKNNSCTPTGPSNLKSSISSQQVLLEHSYAFRNPMEAKKRIIKLEKEIASLRRKMKTCLQKERRATRRWIKAACLVKNLETNNVLRKGTSEYILPAALNSLALEDFKILEQDQQGKTLS